The genomic DNA CCCCCTCAAAGATGCAACCATTGAGTGATTACTGACACAAGCACTCCCCCTgaatacatgcatatataaacaGAAGTCTTTGAAGCTGACAGATGTTGCAACTTCTATTGGCCCATTATAAGaacatgcatgcataaataCTAACACCAAATCAGGAGTTCTTCAAAACACAGGCACAAGCAGACATAAACTAAAGCATACACACATTGCAGAGATGTGTTCCAACATCACCTGACACATTAACATCACCTGACACATTATCTGCTAAACATACTCAGGCATACAAATCTGCTATCATCACCTGACACAACAACAATGATATCTTACTCCCCCTTTTTATCCATAAAATGTGCCAAAATAAGAACAGAGAGAGACCCAGATCCATATGAATTAATTGCTAGAACTCCTTATGTAAGCAGATACCCAACTTGCTCCATAACTTCTCAAATTGTTTTACATCCAAAGCCTTGGTAAAAATGTCAGCCAATTGTTCTTCAGTAGATACATGTTCAAGAGTCACAATCTTTTCTTCAACAAGATCCCTGATGTAATGATGTCTTATATCAATGTGTTTTGTTATGCTATGTTGGATAGGATTCTTTGAGATGATAGGTTGTCACAATACAATGTCAAAACACCTTGTTTAACATCATACTCTTCCAGCATTTGCTTCATCCAAACTAACTGAGAACAGATGCTACCAGCTGCTATATACTCTGCTTCAACAGTAGATAGAgatacaaaattttgtttcttgCTAAACCAAGAGACTAGATTATTTCCAAGAAAGAAACAACCTCCAGAGGTACTCTTTCTGTCATCTGCATTACCAGCCCAGTCAACATCACAATATCCAATTAACTTAGAGTTTGCACTGTGTGAATACAAAATTCCATAGTCATTGGGGCCATTGATGTACTTCAGGATCCTTTTCCGTTGAGTCAGATGACTTATTTTAGGATCTGTTTGATATCTAGCACAAGTTATATCAGGTCTGCTTGCAGTGAGATATAACAGACTCTCAATCATACTTCTGTACATGCTTTGATCAACTGCAACTTCATTCTCATCTTTTGACAGCTTTAAGTGAGTAGCTGCTGGTGTTCTCTTATGACTTGCATTGTCAAGGCCAAATTTCTTGACAATGTTTTTAGCATACTTGCTTTGAGAGATAAATATAGTGTCTTCCATCTGTTTGATTGGAAGCCAAGAAAATAAGTTAATTCTCCCACAAGACCCATCTCAAATTCAGATTGCATCTGATGGACGAAATGTTGGACCATCTGGTTCGACATTCCACCAAACACAATGTCATCAACATAGATTTGAGCTATCATAAGTCGCCCTATTTCTTCCTTAACAAACAGGGTTTTGTCTGTTCCTCCTTTCATGTACCCTTGATTGATCAAGAATTCAGTAAGTCTTTAATGCCATGCTATGGGAGCTTGTTTTAACCAATACAGAGCTTTCTTCAACTTATAAACATGATCAGGGAAATTAGGATTAATAAACCCTTTAGGTTTTTCAACATAGACCTCTTCATGTAAGTACCCATTTAGGAAGAcacttttcacatccatttggaACAACTTGAACTTCAGAATGCAAGCTACTCCCAAAAGTAACCTTATGGATTCTAACCTAGCAACAGGAGCAAATGTTTCATCAAAATCTAGCCCTTCTATCTGAGTGTACCCCTGAGTAACAAGTCTTGCTTTATTCCTGGTAACTGTCCCATTTTCATCTGACTTGTTCTTGTAAatccattttgttccaataacaTTTATGTTATCTGGTCTTGAAACTAGGTCCCATACTtcacattattaggaacattCTGATCACCTCCAAACATTCCTAAGTAGACAACACAATCTTAGGAAATCACAAACCGATATGATCTTGTGCTAAATACACGCAGCTTGACCAACAAGAATTAAGGCATGGattccttaaataaaatagCACGTGCGTAAAACAAGGCAGGGTCAGGTCAACTGAACCATGCCAGGATGTTGGCACATCGTGCTCAACATCTcacatgaatatttgttttaggcAAAAGTGAAATCAATATACAAATATCTAACACCATGACATGACTATAAAAGTTGGTCTTCCACCAGGAAAATTCTTCAGGATCTTCATTGAActttggaacttttccaaagtcagattttttgttgtttccataATCGTATGGAATAGTGTGATTGTCTTTGTCAGTTTCACTAGAACAGTGTGATTGTCTTTTTCTATTCCACTGTTAAGTGTTTTGACAACAGACCAAGGCTctagataccaat from Medicago truncatula cultivar Jemalong A17 chromosome 8, MtrunA17r5.0-ANR, whole genome shotgun sequence includes the following:
- the LOC120577479 gene encoding secreted RxLR effector protein 161-like gives rise to the protein MEDTIFISQSKYAKNIVKKFGLDNASHKRTPAATHLKLSKDENEVAVDQSMYRSMIESLLYLTASRPDITCARYQTDPKISHLTQRKRILKYINGPNDYGILYSHSANSKLIGYCDVDWAGNADDRKSTSGGCFFLGNNLVSWFSKKQNFVSLSTVEAEYIAAGSICSQLVWMKQMLEEYDVKQGVLTLDLVEEKIVTLEHVSTEEQLADIFTKALDVKQFEKLWSKLGICLHKEF